The nucleotide sequence AAAATAAAAGTTTCTATATCATCTTCGGGCTGATTCTGCTTGTGTTTTTTTTAAGTGTCAATACCGATCTTGCGGAGCTATCTCAGCATAAAGCTATCAATATTCCTTTTGGTTTTTTTTATTACACTCTTGGAATTGATATTTTGGTAATTCTCAGTTGGTTGCTAATTATTTTTAATAGGAAAGCCGGCGTAATTTTTTTTCCTATATTCATTATGCTACATTTCGGACTGCATAATTATTTTCTGAGTACTTACCTGTATTCTGATATTACAGTTTTATTTCTGTTTATAGGTCTTGGTCTTTTAGAAATTATTCCTAGATGGAAATATCTCCGATAATAAAAAATTTTTTATAATATCCTAAACTTTTCAATTCAAAAGCCAATACCTCTTTAAATGCTTTATATTGCAAATGCTTGATTTCTGCTCTACCAGCATAAACTTGTCCCAGAGAGCTATAAAATTCATCATTATCTTTTATTTTGCTGCAAATGACTTCTGCGTCCTTATTGATTTTGAGAGCCTTTTCAAAAAAACCTAAATAAGCGTAAGAAAGAGCTTGTGCCATCAGAGCTTGCCCTATATAATAGTCATCGCCTTCGCTGCTTGCAATTTCGTATAACTTATTGGCGGATCTGAGTGCTTTTTCCCGCTCACCAAGACCAATGTATGAGTTGATATTGGCATTAAGGGATTTGGCTTTGCCGGGATAATATCCTACAGCGTCAGACAGCTGATAGGTTTTCGCACATATTTGAAGTGCTTGATGTCTATTAGCAAGCTGAAAGGAAAGAGCTATAAGTCTATCAATTTTTTTGTAGCGTATTGTTGCGCCTTCGCTCCATTTAGGAATGAAAGAACTACAAAGAAGCCTATTATTTTTTTTGATAGTACCACATCTTAACCTAACTTCAAAATTATTAAAAAAATAACATAAAAATCAGATTTCAATGTGATTTTTAAAGTCGCATTACAGAAATTGGTAACAAATATTTAATAAGACTCCTTATGGCAGGAAATTTTTTTTAGATTGATCTATTAACTCTGGAAAAAAACATTCAAAATACATTTTTAATTTTTCTTTGTTATCAAGAAAAGCTTCAAATATAGAAATGTCTTTTTCCAGATATTTGGCCTTATTAAGAACATTTTGCATACTAAATTTTATGCCTTGATCCGTTCTATAATTGGTCAACCAATCATCTTGTTGCATCCTTACAAGCATTTGTTTGTAACTTTCTGGAAGCCATTTTTCATTTTCCCAAAGTATTTTATAAACTTTCAGAGAATGATTTCTCAATTCCTTTGCTGGGTAATAATGAGCAACAAAATAATCAAAAGCAACATCTACAAATGCACCCGAATATAATCTGACTAGTGGACTGAAAATCTTCTTGGCTTCTGAAACTGCTGGATGAGTGTCTGTAAATGTATCAATAAACCGATGAAGTTTAATCCCTTCCTGAATTTCCAATGGAAAACTTTCTCGCTCATTATTTTTTATAAAGTCCGCAATCATATTCCCAACAAGTTGTCCGCTGGT is from Epilithonimonas vandammei and encodes:
- a CDS encoding acyl carrier protein phosphodiesterase; translated protein: MNYLAHSILSYTSGQLVGNMIADFIKNNERESFPLEIQEGIKLHRFIDTFTDTHPAVSEAKKIFSPLVRLYSGAFVDVAFDYFVAHYYPAKELRNHSLKVYKILWENEKWLPESYKQMLVRMQQDDWLTNYRTDQGIKFSMQNVLNKAKYLEKDISIFEAFLDNKEKLKMYFECFFPELIDQSKKNFLP